The Mariprofundus ferrinatatus DNA window TGACTGATGCCAACCTTGTGCTTGGCCGTATTCCGCCAACGGCAAAGCTTGCCGGATCTATGCTGCTTGATCGGGAGGCGGCACTCGTAGCCTTTGAGAAGTATGGCGAAACGCTTGGTCTTGGGCCGGAGTCAGCCGCTGAAGCTGTTATTCGAATTGCCGAGGAGCACATGGCTGGCGCCCTGCGTGTGGTATCGGTGCAGCGGGGACATAATCCGGATGACTTTGCGTTACTCTGTTTTGGCGGCGCAGGCGGTCTGCACGCCTGTGCTTTGGCGGATGCGCTTGGTATGCGAAGGGTGGTTGTTCCACTTGCCAGTGGCGCGTTTTCGGCGCTTGGCATGCTGGCCGGCAGGCAGCAGGGCGATTACTCACGTAGCAAGCCAATTGCTGCACTCGATGGTGATGCGATGCCTCAGCTGCAACATCTGTTTGGCGAACTTGAACAGGAGGCTGCAGCTGAAATGGAGGGTTTGACTCTTCAATTCGAGCGTCGTGTAGATATGCGTTACATGGGGCAGGGATTTCAACTTACTGTTCCTATGCATGGTGAGATCAGTGCAATGATTGAGGGTTTCACTGCGGCGCATCTGAAAGCCTATGGTCATAGTCTGGATCGCCCTGTCGAGATCGTTACTGCGAGGTTGACCGCATTTGTCGAACGACCCGAACTCAGTTTTCCGAATCTCTCTGCATCTGAAAAAGAGACTAAACCTTGCGACTTCTCCACCATTTATGGGGTCGGTGAAGTGCCGCAATATTTGAGATCAGAGCTCAGGCCCGGTTGTGACATTGCAGGCCCTGCGTTGGTGATCGAAGAGACCTCTACTCTCTGGATTTCTGCAGGATGGAGGATGAACGCCACGACCTTTGGCCACCTTTTGCTGGAGCGATGTCATGGCTTTTGATGTGGTAAAGATAAGCCTTTTTGCACACAGGTTGTCTGCGATTTGTGAGGAGATGGGGGCAGTGCTCAAGCGAAGTGCCATATCACCCAATATCCGGGATCGTGAGGACTTTTCGTGTGCCCTGTTTGATGAGAAAGGTGAATTAATCGCACAGGCTGCACATGTCCCAGTGCATCTGGGTTCAATGGCTTTTGCCATGCGCGATGTGATCCCCCGCTTTTCCTGGCAGGCCGGCGACGTGGTGGTGTTCAACGACCCGTTTCTGGGTGGTACACACCTTCCCGATATCACCGTTGTAACTCCGGTATTTGTAGGGGGTGAGTTGGTCGCTTTCACTGCCGCAAGGGCGCATCATGCCGATATTGGTGGCCTCTCTCCCGGTTCCATGGGTGTGGAGACCTCCCTTGAAGATGAAGGGGTGGTCATTTCACCCTGTTACTGGTACCGGGCGGCAGTTGAAGATCCACTGCTTGCCAGAGTGTTTTTTGATCGGGTGCGGGCACCTGTTGAACGCATGGGTGATCTTTCAGCCCAACGGGCGGCTGCCCTGCTAGGCGGCGAACGGCTGAATGAATTGAATGCGATAAACTTAAGGGGGATGTTTCAGGCGCTCTGTGACATCACTGAGGGATACGGGCGCGCTGCAGTGAAGAAGATTCCGGATGGAAGTTACAGCTTTGAGGATCGACTTGAGGACGACGGCTGTGGCTCCGGCCCGCTAACCATACGTGTCAAAGTGAGTGTAAGTGGTGAATCTGCCCATGTCGATTTTACCGGCACTGCAGGTCAGAGCAGGGGGCCGGTAAACTGTCCTCTGGCCGTGACTGCCGCGAGTGTCTACTACGTATTTCGCTGCCTGATGCCAGCCCATACGCCTCAGGCTGCAGCAGTATTTCATCCGATTACGATTAGTGCTCCGGAAGGTTGTCTTGTTAATGCTGGCAATGGAGCGGCAGTGGCTGCAGGCAATGTGGAGACCAGCCAGCGTATTGTGGATGTGCTGCTCGGGGCCCTGGCCAATGCGATCCCGGAACATATCCCCGCCGCGGCACAGGGAACCATGAATAATGTCATCTTTGGTGGCAGAACAAGCAATGAGGAGTGGGTCTATTACGAAACGGTGGCCGGAGGTATGGGGGGGCACTCAGAGGGAAACGGTCTTGCTGCTGTTCAGTGCCATATGACCAATACCAAGAACTCCTCAATTGAGGTGCTTGAGATGCACTATCCGTTGCGAATTGCTTCCTATTCACTCCGTCATGGTTCTGGCGGAGAGGGTATTTACCACGGTGGAGACGGGTTGATCCGTGAGTGGATGATCATGGAGGATTGTCACCTCTCCCTGTTAACCGAGCGAAGAAATACAGCCCCGTACGGACTTGCAGGTGGAGAAGCTGGAAAGTGCGGCAGCAACAGCCTGTGGCGAAACGGCGAGTGGCATCCTCTCTCCGCAAAAGGCAGCTTTGAGCTTCAGCGTGGCGACAGGATCAGGCTTGAAACGCCCGGTGGTGGTGGCTTCGGCAAGAAGGATAAACGATGATAATAGTAGGAATTGAGACCTCGTGTGATGAGACAGCGGTGGCGATCTATGAGGGTGATGTGGCAACCGGAAAAGGGGAGCTTCTGGCAGAACAGGTTGCTTCGCAGATCGAGACGCATGCGCGTTTTGGCGGTGTGGTGCCCGAGGTCGCTTCTCGAGAACACCTTCTGGCTCTTCCACCGATGGTTGAGTCGGTACTGGCTGAAGCGAGTCTGCCCTGGAGTCGGGTCGATTATATCGCAGTTACGGCTGGCCCTGGACTGATGGGGGCACTGCTTGTCGGAACCTCCTATGCAAGGGCTGCCGGGCTGGTTCACAACATACCGGTTCTGCCGGTTCATCACATGGAGGGTCATCTGCTTGCACCCGGACTGGCTGGCGCACTGCCCGAGTTTCCTTTTATCACGCTGCTGGTGTCCGGTGGCCATACAATGCTGGTACGGGTTGACGGAATAGGGAGCTACAGCGTGATCGGTGAAACCGTGGATGATGCGGCGGGTGAATGTTTTGATAAGTCGGCCAGGCTTCTCGGGCTTCCCTATCCGGGAGGGCCAGAGGTTGCTCTGCTGGCTAAAGGTGGAGACCGCAAACGTTTTGGCCTGCCTCGGCCAATGCTCAACAGGGATAATCTCGATTTCAGTTTTTCGGGGTTGAAAACGGCGGTGATGTATGCCGTGAAGAATGCGGGCGGAATTGAATCCTTTGATCTGCAGGCAATGAAAGATATGGCGGCCGGCATTGAAGGTTCGATCTGCGAGGTTCTGGTGAAGAAGAGTGTTCGCGCCTGTCTGCGCGAAGATGCTCCGAGGCTGGTGATTGCGGGTGGAGTGGCTGCCAATCAGACGCTGAGATCAATGCTCTTCAAGCTGGCTGAATCAAAAGGGGTTGAGGTTCATCTGCCACATCCCAAGCACTGTACCGACAATGCCGCAATGATTGCCTATGCCGGATTCCAGCATCTGTTTGCGGGTCGTAATGCTCCGGAAGAGTGGGATGCTACGCCCAGATGGACATTGCAGACATAATTGTTTTCGCTCTGGAGTTACTGGTACAGCGCCCACGACGATAAATCACTGCCAGTCGTTGCTGCAGGTATATCAGCGTTGGAAAAAGCACCGGAAATGCTCTTTTTGCGATAATTACCGTCTTCAAGTTCCATTGCTACAATGGTGGGGCTTGCATCGTGTTTACCTCCGATGACAATGGTCTGTTTGCTGGCATCAACATTAGCTGCAACTTTCACATCAAGGCTGAGGCTTCTTATTTCAAATAGTTCTACGCTACTATCTGGAAGTGTAATGTTTTTACTGATCAATCCATCTGCCTGTTTGTCAGCAACATTAATCGCAACATAAACCTTATTGTCGTTGAAGAATTGATTCTCAAAGAGATTGATGTGAAATATGTCTGCCACTGATTGAGAAACATATGCTTTCTGTCTGTAACTGTTGTAGGAGGGTATGGCGATACTTGCCAGAATACCAATGATGGCTACAACGATCATCAGTTCGATAAGCGTGAATCCTAAATCCCTTCTCTGCATTCCTCCTCCTCCTGCAGCTTTCTGATGCGCCGGATGATTCCCTGCTGATACTTCTCAGGCATGGTTTCCAATCGGCTTTTCAGAAAAACAATTGCAGCCCTGCATCCACTCTGCCTTTTTAATATAGCGGTTGTAAACCCCATTACTAAAGGAGTGCTGTCGGGTTGACTGGCAGCGCGCTTACCCAAAGAGAGGGCCAGTTGCTCATTTTTCAGTTCCTGATGTGCCAGAAAGGCTGCTGCAAGCAGGGGGTCAGAGCTTTTCATATAGGTTTCGCTCATGGATAGGATGGTAATGGCCTCCTCAATATCCTGCGCCTCATAGGCGAGCAGGCCTTCAGTCAGGCGGTAGATGTCCCTGAAATATGGGTCCATCTCCTGTCCAAGATAGAGTTCATACCTTAGTGCCGACCACCATGGGGCTCTCTTTTCAACTGGCAGGGCCATGGCTTGTGCATATATGTTGTAAACGTTTAGTACCGCAAGATCAGCTGCAAAAGCCGGAACAGGACCTGCCATTGCATGGTACCATAACGCCTGTTTCTCACTCCATGGCGCAGAGTGAATTGGCGTAAACTCCTGTCTTGGCGGCGTGTTGGTGCGCCCCCATGCGATGCCGGCAATCAGAAGGAGTACGATTGCCAGGCGGATAATCATTTCAGGTCACGACGATTGAACACTGCTGTGGCAGCCATAATGGCAACTGCGGCATAGGCGATGTGCTGAAGGCAGTAAGAGATAACTGAACTTGCTGATAGAGGGAGGCTGTGGGCCAGTCTGAGCGAAATCTGGCTGCTGGAGAGATCGGGCAGGAGCTGGTTAATACTGTGCAGCAGCATGCCTATCCATGCGGGCGTCTCTTTGGCCACTTCGGATGATTGCATGGCATCCAGTACCGGCGGTAGAGACCAGCAGATCAGCCATATTGAAAAGAGGAATACGGTGATCTCAGCTGAGCCGGTTGCGCCTGCAGCAATCAGGAAGAGGATGGCTGCAAGTGCGAGATAGGGCATGAGAATCAAAAGGCTTCCGAAGCTGAAAGAGAGTGAGGCATTCGCGCTGACATACACCGGCCAGGTACTTTCAGCCCAGATAAATGCGGCAATTGATGATGAGATATAGCAAACAAGAAGGGGAAGTATGCTGCTGACAACACCGATAAAGCGCCCCCAGAGATATTTTTCACGGGACATCGGCAGTGTCAGGAAGATGCTGCATATGCCCTGTTCAATATCCCTTGCCAGCAGAGGCACGGCGAGAAAGAAAAGATAGGCCGACAGCCACGCATGCTGTGATGCAAACAGCATGTCCATAAATACTTTACCCAGATCGAGCATGAACAGGGAGGTCGGGATCAGCATCAGCCAGGGAATGATGATCAGCGTCAGCAGAATCGTCTTGTAGATGCGCTGTCCAGCCATCTCTTTCAGGGTAAACCAGATCAGTGAAAACAGCTGGTTCATTGTCTGGTCCACCGGGCAAGTTTCTCCTCGAGCACTTTAGCTTCAGCAAGCGAGTGCTCATGCAGACGAACCTCTTCGCAGATGCAGCCATGCGCCATGATCAGAACCCTGTCGCATAACTGAACCATGTCGGAGACAATGTGGCTGGACATAAGAAAGGCCGCTCCCTGCTGCTTCTTTTCACCCAACAGACTCAATACCTCGGCCCGTCCAAGGGCATCTAGCCCCGACATCGGCTCATCCAGGCAGACCAGTTGTGGATCACCACAAAGGGTCAGGGCAAGGGCTGTGCGCTGGCGCATCCCTTTTGAATACTGGCCGATTGGCCGACTCCGGGCATCCGGTGCCAGATTCATTGCTGCAAGGCTCTCCTCTGCCAGTGTCGGGATTAATCCCGATGCTTTACATTTAAAGCGGAGCAGATTCAGGGCGGAGATCGAAGTTGGCAGTTGGGGAAGTTCCGGGAGGTAGGCGGGGGAGGTGCCCGGATGATCAATGCTCCCTTCACTGGAACGGGTAAGCCCCAGTATACATTTGATCAGCGTACTTTTTCCGGCGCCATTGGCGCCAAGCAGGCCTACAGCCTCTCCTGATTGAATCGAGAAGCTCACATTCTTAACTGCATGCTTCTCACGATAGCGTTTATGTAAAGAGGATACGGATAGCACGGTGGGCATGTTTCGGATTATCAATGAATGCGATGATGATTCAAGCAGTGTTCTCGGCGCATAAAAAAAGAGGGCCAAAGGCCCTCTTTTCTGTTGTTTGCAGAAGCCGATTAAGGCGCGGCAGGAAGATCGCCGGCTGCCAGAGCAGTACCAGCAGTACCTGTTGCGTTTGTAATGGTTGGTGCAGCGCTGGTGGTTTTATAAACTGTATCGCCAGCAAGGTGTTTGGTTGCGGCACCATATGTCTGGTTGCCAGTACCAGCAGTGCTACCGAAGGATACGCTGCTTGAGAGGTTCATTGTTGCCGTGTTGGTACCGTCAGTCAGAGTAAGTGGGCTGGTTGACGCTGCCGCATTAGCATTAGGGTATTTATTGTTATCGTTGAAGAATACCTCAAACGTGGTCTGTGCGGAGTGCAGGTCAGCCTGTGCTGCAGAGTTGAATGCTTTTACGCGGTAGCTTGCAAACTGCGGAATCGCGATTGCTGCCAGAATACCGATGATGGCCACAACGATCATCAGCTCGATCAGTGTGAAGCCCTTCTCATTATTTTTAATCATGTTCGTCATTTGAATATCTCCCATATATGTTTTGCACCTTCTTGGTACACTCTAATTCACTAATCTCATCGCAAGCATGATGCCAATAAATTTCGTGATACCATAGCATTATTCTGGCAATAGTGACAAAAAACGTCACTTCCATGTGTCAAAACTGGATGTGGTCAACTGCCCAGATAGTTTCAGCTCTGAAGAGGTTTCTCTTTGGCCTCTGTTTACGCATAGTGTTGCTGTGTGGGGGAATCGTATGGCTGTCAGGTTGTTTACACTCAGGGATGTTCCGGAAGATGAGGCAGAAGATGTGCGTCAGCTATTGCATGAAAATAGTATTTCATTTTACGAAACCCACGCCGGAGGCTGGGGTGTAGGTACACCGGCAATCTGGCTGCATGATGAAACAGAACTGGAGCATGCGATGGATCTGATCGATGCATATCAAAAGGAACGTTATGCAGCGGCCCGAGCAGAGTACCAGGCAGGAAAAGAACAGGGGGTGCAGCCAACACTCCTCGACAGATTCAGGCAGCACCCTGTGCTTGTAGCCGTTTTTCTGCTCCTGACACTGTTTATACTGTACGCAAGCCTTAGCCCGTTTCTGAATTTCGGGAAATAACCCCCTTTGTTGCACACTCTTCGCTTTTATATTCTTCACCCATCTTCTAAACTGTAGATATGAGAGTTCTGATCTGTTTGCTGTTACTACTCTCGGCTCTACCAGCCGATGCTGATGAGCCGAAGGTGATCAAAGAGCGGACGAGCTATATCCTGAACATGGTCGATGACCTCTGGCGCGGCGAATCTTCCTTTGCTGTGGTCACCATGCGTGTGAAAACTGAACACTATACCCGAACCATGCGTATGGAGGGATGGTCCAAAGGCAAGGAAAAAACGCTGTTTCGCGTGTTAGAGCCGCTGCGCGAAAAAGGCACAATGACGCTTAAATCCGAGAACCACATCTACACCTACCTTCCCAAGACGGATCGAACGATTCGCCTGACCAGCGGCATGATGATGGGATCATGGATGGGTAGCCATCTCACCAATGATGATCTCGTTAAAGAGGCGCGACTGGAGGAGGATTATGATGCGCTTATCAGCTTCGAAGGTGAAAGAGATGGCCGAAACATAATCGAATTTACGCTGACGCCAAAACCGGATGCGCCAGTGGTATGGGGGAAATTGCAGCTTATCATCATGGCTGAGAGCTACACACCATTGCTAGAGTATTACTACGATGAGGATATGGAGCTGGCGCGCACATTCACATTCTCCGGTATGAAAATGCTCGGAGGCATGGAGAGGCCTGCGGTTCTCCGCGTTATTCCGGCTGACAAGCCGGATGAGTACACTGAATTTATCTACGAACAACTTGAACTGGACATTCCGGTCAGCGACGAGATGTTCTCTATCTCAAGTCTGAAGCGTCGCTGATGCGAATCCTTACTCTTGCATCAAGGAATGTGCGCAGGAACTGGCATCGCTCACTGGTGACAATGCTGGCCATGGCCTTTGCCTGCCTGATTATGATCTTCTTTGCATCGTTGATGGAGGGGATGATTCAGGGTAGCGAGCGCAGTGTGGTCTCGATGAATATGGGCGACATCCAGATTCATGCACACGGATACCGGGATGATCCTGACCTCTATACCCGAATCGATAACGACACAGCACTGGTTGCAGCTATTGAGAGGGAGGGGTTCCGGGCAGCAGGGCGCATCTACGGCTACGGGCTTCTGGCTGCAAAGATGGCATCAAGCGGCGTGCACCTTCGCGGCATCGACCTGAAGCAGGAGGTGAAGGTCACCGAACTGCACAGGCATGTCGGCAGTGGTCAGTGGCTGGATGAAAGTGAAAGCAAAGGCGTGGTTCTGGGGAAGAAACTGGCAGGCACGCTTGGCGTTGAACTGGGGGATGAACTGGTGTTCGTCGGTCAGAGTTCCGACGGCTATATGGCCAATGAACTGTTCCGGGTAAGGGGGGTGCTTAAGTCCGTATCCGATGGTATCGACCGAATGGGTATGTTCATGCCGATGCAGACACTACGTAATCTGCTGGTGATTCCTGAGGGGGTGCATGAGATAGTGATCATTCGCCCGGATCGGACAACGGATCTGAGCGCTGAAACCGCAAGGGTTGAGGCGCTGGCGGAAGGGCTTGAGGTGAAAAACTGGAAACAGCTGATGCCGGTAATTGCGCGCATGATCGAGACGGCTGATGTGCAGATCATGATCATGCTGGTGATCTTCTATATTGCTGTGGCTACCGTGGTACTCAATGCGATGCTGATGAATGTGTTTGAACGGATACATGAGTTCGGCATCATGAAAGCGCTCGGTGTTTCCCCCTGGCAACTTGTTGCTCTTGTGTTTGCAGAAACATTCATTCTTACCCTGTTGGCCTCTATTGTGGGGCTCGCCGGTGGCTGGTGGGTATCTGACTACTACCGGATTCACGGCATTGACCTCTCATCCATGGCGGAGTCGATCGCTTATGGCGGCATCGCATTTGATCCACTATGGTATGCGGCGATTACAACAGAGGCGCTGGTCTATCCGGTACTCTTTCTCTTCATTATAGCCGCAGTGGCGGTGATCTACCCGGCAGTTAAAGCGGCTATGCTGAGGCCGGTCAAGGCAATCTACTTCCGATGAACCTGAACCAGCTGGCATGGCGCAATATCTGGCGCAGAAAGCGGAGGACGCTGATTACGGCATTCTCTATAGGCTTTGGTGTGATGCTGGCGGTTACCTTTACCGGCTCGGGCGACTACACCTATACCAATATGATCGATACGGGTGCGAGCATGGGCATGGGTCATGTGACGGTGGAACCGGTCGGTTATCATCTTAAACCGACTCTCGATAAAAGGCTCTCCGGTGTCGATGCATTGCGTCAACGAATTGCTGCGCTGGATGATGTTTCTGATGCCACGGTCCGCATCACCGGACAGGCGATGTTTGCCAGTGCCCGCAAGAGTGTTGGCGGTGCCTTTATTGCCGTCGATCCGGCTTTTGAAACAGCAGAAAACAACCTGCTGGTGCGCTCACTTGTTGAAGGGGACCTTTTCACTGAACGTGATGGCCGTGGGATCGTAATTGGCAGCAGACTGGCCCAAAAGCTGCAGGTTAAAATTGGCAAAAAGGTGGTTTACACGACGACCGATGCGACAGGTGAGATTGTCAGTAACATTGCACGGGTAACCGGAATATTTACTACCGGAGAGGATACGATTGATGGGATCCTGGCGCTGCTGCCGATTGCCGCTGTGCAGGAGACATTAAGTTATGCGCCTGACGAGGCCACGGTGGTTGCTGTGATCATCAAGGATCAGCGACATGCCGAGGAGGTACGTGACAGGATTGCAGCACTTCCGGAAGCAGGCGGTGTTGCCGTACTGACATGGAAAAAGTCGCAGCCGGATCTTGCTGCAGTGATCGCTTTCGACAAGGCCGGCAATTATATCAGCCAGTTTCTTGTCGGATTGCTGATTTCTGTAGGTATTCTTAATACTATGCTGATGAGCGTACTTGAGCGCACCCGAGAGTTTGGTGTGATGATGGCGGTCGGCATGTCGCCGAAGGTGCTGTTCAAGCTGGTAATGGTGGAGTCATTCTGGCTCTCCATAGTTGGCCTGATACTGGGTATAATCATAACCGCGCCCTGGTACTATTTCCTCTATCATTACGGTATCGATTTTACCGGCGCCTTCGGAGACGATTTCAGTTATGGCGGCGTGCTGGTTGATCCTGTTTTCAAAGCAAGGCTGTTCAAGGAGAGCATTATAGCCATTCTCGGCACGCTCTTTATGCTGGCGCTGCTGGCCGGCCTCTATCCGGCCTGGCGGGCAGGGCGTGTACCACCGGTGGATAGCCTGAAAACGATATGAAGGCGATGAGATGAGTAGTAGTGAACATATAGTCCAGATGCAGCGTGTCCTGAAAACCTACCGCCAGGGGAAGGTCGATGTGCATGCGGTGAACGATGTTTCCCTTGAGATCGAGAATGGCGATTTTGCCGTGCTTTGCGGCC harbors:
- a CDS encoding hydantoinase B/oxoprolinase family protein — translated: MAFDVVKISLFAHRLSAICEEMGAVLKRSAISPNIRDREDFSCALFDEKGELIAQAAHVPVHLGSMAFAMRDVIPRFSWQAGDVVVFNDPFLGGTHLPDITVVTPVFVGGELVAFTAARAHHADIGGLSPGSMGVETSLEDEGVVISPCYWYRAAVEDPLLARVFFDRVRAPVERMGDLSAQRAAALLGGERLNELNAINLRGMFQALCDITEGYGRAAVKKIPDGSYSFEDRLEDDGCGSGPLTIRVKVSVSGESAHVDFTGTAGQSRGPVNCPLAVTAASVYYVFRCLMPAHTPQAAAVFHPITISAPEGCLVNAGNGAAVAAGNVETSQRIVDVLLGALANAIPEHIPAAAQGTMNNVIFGGRTSNEEWVYYETVAGGMGGHSEGNGLAAVQCHMTNTKNSSIEVLEMHYPLRIASYSLRHGSGGEGIYHGGDGLIREWMIMEDCHLSLLTERRNTAPYGLAGGEAGKCGSNSLWRNGEWHPLSAKGSFELQRGDRIRLETPGGGGFGKKDKR
- the tsaD gene encoding tRNA (adenosine(37)-N6)-threonylcarbamoyltransferase complex transferase subunit TsaD, coding for MIIVGIETSCDETAVAIYEGDVATGKGELLAEQVASQIETHARFGGVVPEVASREHLLALPPMVESVLAEASLPWSRVDYIAVTAGPGLMGALLVGTSYARAAGLVHNIPVLPVHHMEGHLLAPGLAGALPEFPFITLLVSGGHTMLVRVDGIGSYSVIGETVDDAAGECFDKSARLLGLPYPGGPEVALLAKGGDRKRFGLPRPMLNRDNLDFSFSGLKTAVMYAVKNAGGIESFDLQAMKDMAAGIEGSICEVLVKKSVRACLREDAPRLVIAGGVAANQTLRSMLFKLAESKGVEVHLPHPKHCTDNAAMIAYAGFQHLFAGRNAPEEWDATPRWTLQT
- a CDS encoding type IV pilin protein — translated: MQRRDLGFTLIELMIVVAIIGILASIAIPSYNSYRQKAYVSQSVADIFHINLFENQFFNDNKVYVAINVADKQADGLISKNITLPDSSVELFEIRSLSLDVKVAANVDASKQTIVIGGKHDASPTIVAMELEDGNYRKKSISGAFSNADIPAATTGSDLSSWALYQ
- a CDS encoding ABC transporter permease subunit; amino-acid sequence: MDQTMNQLFSLIWFTLKEMAGQRIYKTILLTLIIIPWLMLIPTSLFMLDLGKVFMDMLFASQHAWLSAYLFFLAVPLLARDIEQGICSIFLTLPMSREKYLWGRFIGVVSSILPLLVCYISSSIAAFIWAESTWPVYVSANASLSFSFGSLLILMPYLALAAILFLIAAGATGSAEITVFLFSIWLICWSLPPVLDAMQSSEVAKETPAWIGMLLHSINQLLPDLSSSQISLRLAHSLPLSASSVISYCLQHIAYAAVAIMAATAVFNRRDLK
- a CDS encoding ABC transporter ATP-binding protein; amino-acid sequence: MPTVLSVSSLHKRYREKHAVKNVSFSIQSGEAVGLLGANGAGKSTLIKCILGLTRSSEGSIDHPGTSPAYLPELPQLPTSISALNLLRFKCKASGLIPTLAEESLAAMNLAPDARSRPIGQYSKGMRQRTALALTLCGDPQLVCLDEPMSGLDALGRAEVLSLLGEKKQQGAAFLMSSHIVSDMVQLCDRVLIMAHGCICEEVRLHEHSLAEAKVLEEKLARWTRQ
- a CDS encoding prepilin-type N-terminal cleavage/methylation domain-containing protein, whose translation is MIKNNEKGFTLIELMIVVAIIGILAAIAIPQFASYRVKAFNSAAQADLHSAQTTFEVFFNDNNKYPNANAAASTSPLTLTDGTNTATMNLSSSVSFGSTAGTGNQTYGAATKHLAGDTVYKTTSAAPTITNATGTAGTALAAGDLPAAP
- a CDS encoding DUF6164 family protein; its protein translation is MAVRLFTLRDVPEDEAEDVRQLLHENSISFYETHAGGWGVGTPAIWLHDETELEHAMDLIDAYQKERYAAARAEYQAGKEQGVQPTLLDRFRQHPVLVAVFLLLTLFILYASLSPFLNFGK
- a CDS encoding outer membrane lipoprotein-sorting protein, whose product is MRVLICLLLLLSALPADADEPKVIKERTSYILNMVDDLWRGESSFAVVTMRVKTEHYTRTMRMEGWSKGKEKTLFRVLEPLREKGTMTLKSENHIYTYLPKTDRTIRLTSGMMMGSWMGSHLTNDDLVKEARLEEDYDALISFEGERDGRNIIEFTLTPKPDAPVVWGKLQLIIMAESYTPLLEYYYDEDMELARTFTFSGMKMLGGMERPAVLRVIPADKPDEYTEFIYEQLELDIPVSDEMFSISSLKRR
- a CDS encoding ABC transporter permease, whose translation is MRILTLASRNVRRNWHRSLVTMLAMAFACLIMIFFASLMEGMIQGSERSVVSMNMGDIQIHAHGYRDDPDLYTRIDNDTALVAAIEREGFRAAGRIYGYGLLAAKMASSGVHLRGIDLKQEVKVTELHRHVGSGQWLDESESKGVVLGKKLAGTLGVELGDELVFVGQSSDGYMANELFRVRGVLKSVSDGIDRMGMFMPMQTLRNLLVIPEGVHEIVIIRPDRTTDLSAETARVEALAEGLEVKNWKQLMPVIARMIETADVQIMIMLVIFYIAVATVVLNAMLMNVFERIHEFGIMKALGVSPWQLVALVFAETFILTLLASIVGLAGGWWVSDYYRIHGIDLSSMAESIAYGGIAFDPLWYAAITTEALVYPVLFLFIIAAVAVIYPAVKAAMLRPVKAIYFR
- a CDS encoding ABC transporter permease codes for the protein MNLNQLAWRNIWRRKRRTLITAFSIGFGVMLAVTFTGSGDYTYTNMIDTGASMGMGHVTVEPVGYHLKPTLDKRLSGVDALRQRIAALDDVSDATVRITGQAMFASARKSVGGAFIAVDPAFETAENNLLVRSLVEGDLFTERDGRGIVIGSRLAQKLQVKIGKKVVYTTTDATGEIVSNIARVTGIFTTGEDTIDGILALLPIAAVQETLSYAPDEATVVAVIIKDQRHAEEVRDRIAALPEAGGVAVLTWKKSQPDLAAVIAFDKAGNYISQFLVGLLISVGILNTMLMSVLERTREFGVMMAVGMSPKVLFKLVMVESFWLSIVGLILGIIITAPWYYFLYHYGIDFTGAFGDDFSYGGVLVDPVFKARLFKESIIAILGTLFMLALLAGLYPAWRAGRVPPVDSLKTI